A single genomic interval of Rhododendron vialii isolate Sample 1 chromosome 3a, ASM3025357v1 harbors:
- the LOC131319946 gene encoding uncharacterized protein LOC131319946, protein MSGSGGVSASNQSSAGGGASPHLPPPPPPKILLAKPSLVNAAGKLIRAADDESVTLRSRVPSSVGSLNLLSDSWDFHTDRFLPFLTDNTDFTVVGVIGPPEVGKSSIMNELYGFDGTSPGMLPPFAIQSEETRAMAKHCTVGIEPRISAERIILLDTQPVFSPSVLAEIIRPDGTSTISVLSGDSLSAELAHELMSIQLGVFLASVCHIVLVVSEGVHDTNLWRLILTVDLLKHGLPDPSSPTVPTSQTSTLSSEKENRDKIQEAGQEYTAAQVFVHTKLRDQDLTPHNFVKIKKALTQYFSSSSFTAAKNQNAGKDNQFSSVSLINQGNNPDSLPLDLFLIPYKSKDDFPRAELESYVSALWKLRDQVLSMSSPSFARTVSERDWLKNSAKIWDMVKNSSIISEYGKTLQSSGMFRR, encoded by the exons ATGTCAGGCAGCGGCGGCGTCAGCGCGTCCAATCAGTCGTCCGCCGGCGGCGGTGCATCGCCTCATttacctcctcctcctcctcccaaaATCCTCTTGGCTAAGCCGAGCCTCGTCAACGCCGCCGGTAAGTTGATCCGCGCAGCCGACGACGAATCCGTCACTCTCCGCTCTCGTGTCCCCTCCTCCGTTGGATCTCTCAACCTCCTCTCTGATTCCTGGGACTTCCACACCGACCGCTTCCTCccc TTTTTGACTGATAACACTGATTTTACGGTGGTTGGGGTGATCGGTCCTCCTGAGGTGGGGAAGTCGTCGATAATGAACGAGCTCTATGGATTTGATGGAACCTCACCTG GAATGTTGCCGCCTTTTGCGATACAGTCGGAGGAAACTAGAGCAATGGCAAAGCACTGTACTGTTGGCATTGAGCCTCGCATCTCTGCTGAGCGTATTATACTTCTTGACACACAG CCTGTGTTTAGTCCTTCTGTTTTAGCTGAGATAATTAGACCCGATGGCACGTCGACAATCTCTGTATTGAGTGGTGATTCTCTCTCTGCTGAGCTGGCTCATGAATTGATGAGTATCCAG CTTGGTGTTTTCTTGGCGTCGGTTTGTCATATAGTACTGGTGGTGTCCGAGGGAGTTCATGATACTAACTTGTGGCGTTTGATATTGACG GTGGACTTGTTGAAACATGGTCTACCTGACCCTTCTTCTCCCACTGTTCCCACTTCACAAACTTCTACCCTGAGTtccgaaaaagaaaacagagataAAATTCAGGAGGCTGGACAAGAGTATACAGCAGCTCAGGTTTTTGTACATACAAA ACTGCGGGACCAAGATCTTACTCCTCACAACTTTGTGAAAATAAAGAAGGCGCTTACGCAATATTTCAGCTCCTCTTCTTTCACAGCAGCTAAAAACCAAAACGCGGGCAAAGATAATCAGTTTTCTTCTGTCTCTCTCATTAACCAGGGAAACAATCCGGACTCACTGCCGCTGGATCTATTTCTAATCCCATATAAGAGTAAAGATGACTTCCCAAGGGCAGAGCTTGAAAGTTATGTTTCTGCGTTATGGAAATTGCGGGATCAG GTTTTATCCATGAGTAGCCCATCCTTTGCAAGGACAGTATCTGAGCGTGACTGGCTGAAGAATTCTGCGAAGATATGGGATATGGTGAAAAACTCTTCAATAATTTCGGAGTACGGAAAGACACTGCAGAGTTCTGGCATGTTTAGGCGTTAG